The genome window ACCGCCTCATGCTCGGAGGCTTCGGCGACCGGCTGCGGCGCGTCGAATGCGGGCCGGCTCCAATGGAAGCCGTGCTTCTTGCGCACGATGCGGATTACGTCGAGGCGCTCGAAAAAGCTTCTCTCGGGGATGAGGCGGCCCTCGGGCGCTTTGAGGAACCCGATACGCAGGTCGGGCGCGACACCTTCGACTGCGCAATGGCCAGCGCCGGAGCTGTGGTGAGAGCGGTGGATTCGGTCTTTGCGCGAACCCTCAAGAACGCCTTCTGCGCGGTGAGGCCTCCCGGACACCATGCATCGAGAAGCCGCGCAAGCGGCTTCTGCTACCTCAACAATGCCGCAATCGGTGCTCTTTGGGCAGCGAAGCGCTATAAGCTCGAGCGCGTCATGGTGCTCGACTTTGATGCGCATCACGGCGACGGGACGGAGGAGATTCTCGCCGGCCACCCGAACATGCGCTTTCTTTCGGTTTTTCAGTGGCCGCTTTTTCCGCACCGACGCATGGACCCGCAGCCCGCCAATGCAATTCTGTCGCCCCTTCCCGCAGGCGCAGGCGGCGCGGAACTGCGGGGGGTGGTGGAGGACGTGTGGCTTGCTGAAATCGAGCGCTTCCGCCCTGAGCTCATGATTCTTTCCGCCGGCTTTGACGCTCATGCTGAAGAGCGGATTGCGCAGTTGAAAGCCGCGGAAATCGACTACGCCTGCATTACGAGGCTCCTCGTGGAAGCGTCCTGGAAATACTGCGAGGGCAGGCTCGTGAGCGTTCTTGAGGGCGGCTACGAACTGAGAAGCCTGGGACGCAGCGTCTTCACGCACCTTCAGGGACTTGTCCGCACGCCGCTCTGACAGAACACAATAAAAGAATCATGGACTCCAAAACGCTGATGCCGGGCGTGCGCCCGAAGGAAGTCTGGGCCTGGTCGGCTTTCGACTTTGCAAATTCCGGGTACACCACGGTGGTGCTCACCGCGGTCTTCAACGCTTATTTTGTTGCGGTCGTTGCCGGGGACGCGCCCTGGGCGACCTTTGCTTGGACCCTCATCATTGCCGCGAGCAATGCGGCGAGCCTCATTCTCATGCCCGTCATCGGCGCCATCGCGGACGCCACTGCACGGAAAAAGGTCTGGCTCTTTGCGGCAACCCTCTGCGCCGTCGCCGGCACCTTCGGACTCGCTTTCTGCGGGCCGGGAACGATTCTGCTCGCCGCCGTCATGGTGATTCTTTCCAACATCGGCTACAACGTGGGCGAGACGCTCAATTCCGCGTTTCTGCCGGAAATCGCCCGGCCTGAGGCCGTCGGCAAGGTTTCGGGCTGGGGGTGGTCCTTCGGCTACTGCGGCGGCCTCGTGACTCTGGGCGCTTCGCTTCTTCTCGTCACGCAGGCAGACCGCCTCGGGCTCTCCACCGACTCGGCCATTGCGGGCACGATGGTGATCACCGCAACGGTCTTTGCGCTCGCCGCGATTCCGATTTTTGTGTGCCTCAAGGAGCGCGCTATTCCGCGGCAGAAGGGAACAAGTTCTCTGGGGAGCCTCTGCCTCGAAAGCTTCCGGGAGGTTGTCCGGACAGCGAAGTGCCTCAGCCAGTACCGGGACTTCGGATGGCTTGCGCTCTGCGGCTTCCTCTACCAGTCGGGCATTTCCGTCGTGATCACGCTTTCGGCCGTCTATGCCGCGGAAGTCATGGGGTTCACGACGACCGATACGCTCCTTCTGGTTTTCCTCGTCAACATCACTGCTGCGCTCGGCGCCTTCGGCTTCGGGTATCTGCAGGACCGGATCGGCCACAAGCGTGCGCTCGGCACGACCCTCGTCGTCTGGGTGCTGATGATTGCCTGCGCGGCCTTTGCAACTACGCGGCCGCTCTTCTGGCTCGCCGCCAACTTGGCGGGACTTGCCATGGGGTCCTCGCAGTCCGCGGGGCGCGCCATGGTGGCGCTCCTCTCGCCCGAAAGCCGGTCGGCGGAATTCTTCAGCTTCTGGAACATGTCGCTCTGGGTGGCCGCCATCGTGGGTCCTCTTGCCTACGGAAGCGTCACCTGGATCACCGGGAACGACCATCGCCTTGCAATCCTCGTGACGGGCGTCTTCTTCCTTCTCTCCATAGCGGCCCTCGTTCCCATTAATCTCGAGCGCGGGAGGAGAGCAGCCGGGCGGTGACCCGATCTGCAGAAACAAAATTCCTGTATTGCAAAATCAAATGTAAACAAGGAATTTTTTCTTCCTTACCGGAAGAATAAATTTGGTTCAGCCTGTTGAACCGCTTCTTCTCTCAGAATGACTACTCCTTCAGAATAGGTTTTACTGGTTTTCCGATAGGAGCAGGTCATGGCCGGAAAAGGCTGCATCTCTCTACTGCGAGCTGACAAGATCCTCACCTACATCGCACATGTAGGTGCGGCAAGCTTCACTCAGCTTCAGAAGGATTTCGACCTCCCGAAAAGCAGCCTTCTCAACATTCTCGACACCATGGTCGACTGCGGGCTTCTCATCAAGAATGAAGCGCGTCAGTATCAGCTCGGCATCAAGGTCTACGAGCTCGGCTGCCAGTCTCTCCACAGGCGGAGTCTCTTTGAAATCACAAAGCGTCCCATGCAGGAGCTTGCGATGAGGACGGGGCTGATCTGCCACCTGGGAACCATTGAAGACTTTCATGCGCTCTACCTCGACAAGGTGGAGAGCCCACTTTCCAAGCCGACCGAGAGAAGCTGGGTCGGCAAAAAGCTCGACTTCCATTCGACAGCGCTCGGGAAGGCGCTTCTCGCCTGGAAGACGGATGGTGAGCTTCGGCTCTATCTCGATCAGCTCGAGCTTGCACAGTACACGCCGAAAACGATTACCGATCGCAGCATGTTCATTGAGGAGCTGAAGCTTACGCGCCGTCGCGGATGGGGCCTCGACGCGGAAGAATCCTCTCCTCTTGCGGTATGCCTCAGCACGCCGGTCTTCGATCTCGCAGGCCGCGTCAACTACGCGGTATCGCTTTCGGCGGACCCAACAACCTTCACGTCCGAGCGCATTGAGGGGTATCTCAGAATGCTCTCGGACTGTTCGCTCCAGATTTCCCGCGGCCTCGGATACGGGGGACCGGCTCCGGTTCTCCTTACCTCGGAATCCTGACCGCTCACTACCGATACATCAGACACGCAAACCCTCAGGAGAAACACATCATGAAGAAATTCTGCGGCTGCATTCCGCCGGTTTCGAGCACCTTCACTCAGGACGGCAAGATCGATCATGAGGCTGCAAAGCGCCTCGCCGACTATCTGATCGCGCACGGCGTGCACGGGCTCTTCTATCTCGGCACGGGCGGCGAATTCTCCCAGATGTCGAAGGCAGAGCGCATGGAAATGGCCGAAGCCGGCGTCGCCGCCGCCGCGGGCCGCGTTCCGGTTCTGATCGGCGTCGGTTCTCCCAATACGCGCGAAGCCGTTGAGCTCGCGAAGCACGCCGAAGCCATCGGCGCCGACGGCATCGTCGTCATCAATCCCTATTACTGGAAGGTCTCGGCCGTCAACCTCGACGCCTACTACCACGCCATCTGCTCGGCCGTGAAGCTTCCGGTTCTCATCTACAACTTCCCCGATCTCACGGGCCAGGACATGAATGCCGAGGTCGTGAAGCGCCTCGTGCTTGCCAATCCCAACATCGTCGGCATCAAGGAAACGATCGACAACGTGGGCCACATCCGCTCGATGATCAACACGATCAAGCCGATCCGTCCGGAATTCTCGGTCCTTGCGGGCTACGACGACCATCTCCTCAATACGCTGGAACTTGGCGGCGACGGCTCCATCACGGCGAGCATGAACTTCGCGCCGGAACTCTCCGTCGGAATCTATGAAGCCTTTCAGAAGGGCGACTACCAGAAGGCGGTCGAGCTCGATAAGAAGCTCGTTCAGCTCCCGGCCCTCTATGGTCTTGAAGTCCCCTTCATGTCGGTGATCAAGTACGCGACCGTTCTCGCAACGGGCGTCGACATGACGACCTATTCGCTCCCGCCCGTTCGTCCGCTCACGGAAGAAACGAAGGAAGCCGTGAAGGCGTTCCTCGCCGCGAAGGGCGTTATCTGACCGACGAAGAGACCCTGCGAGCTTTAGACCAAAAGACTCGTTCGCCAAAGAATTAAAGGAGATCCGCAATGTCTGACTTCTACGACGAAGAGAATCAGGACATCTATCACATCCGCACGCATGCGGCCGGCCCCCGCGGGGAGCTCCCGCTCACGCCCGCCATGCTGATCAACCGCCCGAGCGGCGACCTTTTCGGCATGACGATGAATGCGGGCATCGGCTGGAACCCGGACGAACTCGACCGCGACGAAGTGCTCCTCGTGAGCACGCTGGGCGGCATCCGCGGCGCTGACGGAAAGCCCATCGCGCTCGCCCTTCATCAGGGTCACTATGAGCTCGACGTGCAGCTGCGCGCGGCGGCTGAGGAAATTCATGCCGGCAAGGCTCTGCCTTATGCGGTCTACGTCTCCGACCCCTGCGACGGCCGCACCCAGGGCACGCTCGGCATGTTCGACTCGCTCCCCTACCGCAACGACGCGAGCATGGTGATGCGCCGTCTGATCCGGTCGCTTCCGAACACGAAGGCCGTGATCGGCGTCGCGACCTGCGACAAGGGGCTCCCGGCCACGATGATGGCGCTCGCGAGCCAGCACGACCGTGCGGTGGTGCTTGTTCCCGGCGGCTCCACGCTCCCGGCAGTGGGCGGCGAAGACAACGGCCGCGTGCAGACGATCGGCGCGCGCTTTGCGAACGGCGAACTCTCGCTCCATGATGCCCGGCGCTTCGGCTGCTCGGCCTGCGCCTCCGCGGGCGGCGGCTGCCAGTTCCTCGGCACCGCCGGCACCTCGCAGGTGGTGGCAGAGGGCCTGGGTTTGTCGCTTCCGCACTCGGCGCTCGCTCCGTCGGGCGAACCCGTCTGGGTCGACATTGCGCGCGCCTCCGCCCGCGCTGCCCTGAAGCTCATGAAGGCCGGCATCCATGCGAAGGACATCCTGACCGACAAGGCGATTGAGAACGCCATGATGGTCCATGCGGCCTTCGGCGGCTCGACCAACCTGCTCCTTCACATTCCGGCGATCGCCCATCAGGCGGGCTTGAGGCTTCCGACAGTGGAAGACTGGATCCGCATCAATCAGGCGGTGCCGCGTTTGGTCGACGTGCTCCCCAACGGGCCGAAGTACCATCCGACGGTGCGCGCCTTCATGGCGGGCGGCGTTCCGGAAGTGATGCTCTATCTGCGCGAACTCGGAATCCTCCACCTCGACGCCATGACCGTCACGGGCCGCACGGTGGGCGAAAACCTCGAATGGTGGGAAAAGTCCGAACGCCGCGAGCGCTTCAAGGAAATCCTCGAGAAGCAGGAAGGCGTCCGACCCGACGACGTCATCATGTCGCCCGAGGTTGCGAAGGAGCGCGGCCTCACCTCGACCATTACCTTCCCCGTCGGCAACATTGCCCCCGAAGGCTCCGTCATCAAGTCGACCGCCATCGATCCGAAGGTGATCGACGAAAACGGCATCTATTACCACAAGGGCCCCTGCAAGGTCTATCTCTCCGAGAAGTCTGCGGTCTACGACATCAAGCATGAGAAGGTGAAGAAGGGCGACATTCTCGTCATCATCGGCACGGGCCCCTCGGGCACGGGCATGGAGGAGACCTATCAGGTGACGAGCTCCTTGAAGCACCTCTCCTACGGCAAGTACGTTTCCCTCATCACCGACGCGCGCTTCTCGGGCGTTTCGACGGGCGCCTGCGTGGGCCACGTCGGTCCCGAAGCGCTCGCGGGCGGCCCGATCGGGAAGCTCCGCACGGGCGACATTGTGGAAATCCGCATCGACTGCAGAAACCTCCACGGCACCGTCAACTTCCTCGGCACCGCTGAAACGGGCGAACTCCCGCTCGGCGAAGCGACGAAGCTTCTCGCCACCCGCACGAGCCACCCCGACCTTGCGCCTGATCCGGATCTTCCCGACGACACGAAGCTCTGGGCGGCGCTCCAGTCCCTGTCGGGCGGCACCTGGCGCGGCTGCGTCTACGATGTTCCGCGGATTCTCGAACAGATCCGCAGGATCCCGAAGGAATAACCGCTTCCCTTCACCCTCAAATCTCTCCTCACAGCGCAGCCCTTTTTCTCCAAAGGGGCTGCGCCGGGGGCGGCTTCACCCTCGAAAGCCGCTTTCCGGCTAATCCATAAGGAGTCAACATGCCACTGCTCATCATTGCCATCGGCGTTGCGGCGCTTCTGCTCCTCACGATCCGATTCAAGCTCAACACCTTCGTCTCCCTCATCATCGTTTCGATCGGCGTCGCCATTGCGAGCGGCATGCCGCTCCACAAGATCATCGGCGCGATTGAAGGGGGCTTCGGCGGCACGCTCGGCCACATCGGCCTCATCTTCGGCTTCGGCGTGATGCTCGGGCGCCTCCTCGCGGAAGCGGGCGGCGCGCAGCGAATCGCCCTCACGATGCTTCACGTCTTCGGCAAGAAGCACATGGAATGGGCCGTCGTCTGCTCGGCCTTCATCGTCGGCATCGCGCTCTTCTTTGAAGTGGGCCTCATTCTCCTCATCCCGATCATCTTCGCCATCGCCCGCGAAGCCAAGGTGAGCCCGATGATGCTCTGCGTGCCGATGCTTTCGGGCCTTCTCGTCGCGCACTGCTTCCTCCCGCCGCACCCCGGTCCCACGGTGATCGCCAAGGAATACGGCGCCGACGTCGGCATGGTGCTTCTCTACGGCATGATCGTCGGCATCCCGACCTTCCTCCTCTCGGGCCCCGTCCTCAACCGCTTCTGCCGCAAGCTCGTTCCCGCTGCTTTTGAGAAGGCGGGCGACATCAGCGCGCTCGGGGCTACGAAGACCTTTACGGACGCCGAAATGCCGTCCTTCGGGATCTCCTTCATCACGGCGATGCTTCCCGTCATCCTGATGGCGCTCGTCACGATCCTCGAATTCTTCATCACGCCTGAAATGCGCGATCAATCGATGTTCCTCGAGACCGTCTTCTTCCTCGGGAATTCGACCACCGCCATGCTCGTCTCCATGCTCTTTGCGCTCTACACGATGGGCTATGCCCGCGGCAAGCACATGGATGAGCTCATGAAGACCTGCGGCGCAGGCATTGCGGGCATTGCCGGCCTCCTGCTCATCATCGGCGGCGGCGGCGCCTTCAAGCAGGTGCTGATTGACTCGGGCGCGGGCGCCTACATTGCCGACCTGGTTTCGGGCGAACGCATCAATCCGATCATCCTTGCCTGGGCGATTGCCTCGCTCCTTCGCATCTGCCTCGGCTCCGCGACGGTGGCCGCCATCTCGACCGCGGGTCTCGTGATCCCGATGATTTCCGGGAACCCGGAAGTGAACCTCGCGCTCATCACGCTCGCCACGGGCGCCGGCAGTTCCATCTGCTCGCACGTAAACGACGCGTCCTTCTGGATGATCAAGGAGTTCTTCGGCCTTACGACGAAGGAAACGCTCTGCACGTGGACGCTGATGTCGACCGTCGTTTCGATCCTCGGCCTCGTCTTCCTTCTCCTCGTCGATATGGTGCTCTGATTCAGCATCGGAAGTGCCGCTCGAGCTTTGAGCGGCGCTTCCTGAATCTCAAAACGCCATGGCGGAATTTCTGTTCCGCCCGCAGCCTCCAGAGCCGGCAGGAAGCCCTCTGGAGGCTCTTTTTTTGCCCGTTTTCCGCGTTCAGCGGCTCGTTCCCGAGACCGCGTCAGGCTGGAAATTCGTGAGCTTCCTATAGCTTGAGCGCGAAAAAGCGGCTGCTACTACCCTGTCAGGACTGCAACCCTCCCTGGAGCCTGACATGAGGATGATCGCCTGGGATGCGGCCTATGCCGCCTACCTTCGCAGCGGTCTGTCGAAAACCGCTTTTCACCGCACCCGTCTCATCGAGTTTTCAGAGAACGGCAAGCTTCCCAGCCTTCACTATTTCTATAAGAAACTCCTTGAGCTTGAGAAAACCATCATCCAGGATGCGCAATTCAAGCCGATCGTTGATGGAGCGCCATCTCAGGAAGAGCCGATTCCTGTACAACCGGCGGGCAGGAACATTTTCGTTGCCCGGGAGATACCCCGCAGCGCACAAAGTGCAGGGTCACAAGGAGTACAAGGTGTACACCTCCGGCTGGCACGACGTGTACAAGTAGTACAAGATGAACACCCCCAGCCGCTTCAAGCTGCTCCTATGGGTCAACAACTTCCGCCTCCACAGCGCCCTCAGATTAGTACCAGGCTCCGCAGTACTGATCCAGATCCTCGCGGAACGCTTGTTTTCATCAAGCTGCCCAACGGCATAGAGCTCAGGTTCCGAACCGACTCGCCGGAAACCCTCGCCATGCAGATGATCTCTGCCGGAGGGTTTGCAGAATGAAGCTCGACTTTGGAGACCGCCGCATCACCATCGTTCTGGCTCCCGTGGACATGCGCTACGGCTATGCCGCGCTGTCGCGCTTTGCGCAGGAACGTCTCTTCATCGACCCTGACGGCGGCGGCGATGTGGTCGTATTTGTCGGAAAGCACCGGAAGACGGCCAAAGTCATCTGGTCCGACGTCTGCGGCGGATGGCTTCTCTACCGGCGTCTGCATCAGCAGAAGTTCGCCCGCTTCATGGCAAAGCTTGAATCTCAGACGGTGCTGAACTTCACCGCCGATGAGGTGATCAGCTTTCTCGACGGCAAGTCGAAAACCGGATGAGACTGCTCGAAAAGCGTTTTCTTGATCTTCATCAAATGATTGAAAATCAAGAAAATTCGATGAAATTCGACTTCTTCCAAAGCCTTCAGGAAGGCCTCGGGAAGCACCGTAAAACGCTTCTAGGCATACGCAATCAAGATGGATGCCACCGGGGTTGTCCGGCCGTCCAGAGGGCCTCTAACGGGCTTAGGAGTGCCTTTTAAACGATTGATATATCGGTGAAATTTAAGCTTCCGGCCGGTAAAATTACTTCCATTAATTCTTAACTGATCTCCCTATCGACATGGCACGCAAGGGTCCAAAAATCAACGTCTCCATCGAAGCACTCCAGAAGAGGATTGCCGAGCTTGAGGCTGCGCTTGATATCGAACGCCGCGAGCATTGCGCCACGCGCAAGCTCGCGCAGCTTCAGTTTGAGGGCCTCAGCATGATTCAGCAGCTCCTCATCAAGGCGCTGGAGCTGCTCGAAAAACACTGCCCCGCTCTGGTTGTAAAGGGCGAAGCCGTGATCGACCTGCTTCTGCGAGAAGCCAGCATGGATGCCAATGAACTGAAGGCACTGCCGGGAATTGAAAAGCTCCTGCGCAGGCAGTTCCGGCAGATCCAGGGCAAGATCGAACCTCAGATCGAGCAAACGAAGAGCGACCTCGCGGAAGCAGAGCTTGAACTGGAGCGCCGCAAGGCGGAAGCCGTGAAGGAGATGCTTAAGAAGAAGCGGACCATCGCCGAAAACAACAAAAAGAGCGCCGAGACGAAGAACACCGTCGGCGAAGTTGCCGCTGCTGAAGCTGAAAAGCACCCGGACAACGCGATGCTTAAAGCCGCGGCCGGCATTGCGAATGCGGCAGTGCCCGAAACCACGAAGGCGGAGGAGATTCCGCCCGGCAAGCAGGCGGATCCCAATCGCCGGACCGCTCCGACGCAGGGCGGCATTTCGCATGCCCGGGGATGCACCTGTCCTTACTGCGGCAGCACGGAAGGCTTCTTTGAGCAGGAAGGGCCGACGGTTTTCCTGCGCACGCTGCACAAGCACATTGAAGACATGCTCGAGGGGACTTATGTAAAGAACCCGGTGCTGCAGTGCCGCGCCTGCGGGAAGAATCACATGCACATTCCGGAGGAAGTGCCCGTGCCGGCGGATCTGAACCGCACCGTGTCGCAGGAGCTGCTTTTCGACTGCGCCCGCATGCTGACGCTCGGCATGCCGATGAACCGCATCAATGCGCTCTTTAATACGGCCGCAATGACCATGAGCGGGGATACGATTCCGCGGAACATGCACGACTGGATAACGTCCGGACTGGGCCAGCCGCTGCTCAAAGCCATCCTGAAGAAAGCCAGAAAGGCGGCTGAAATCTGCGCGGATGAAACGCCATTCAGCTGTCTGCAGCAGGCCGGGATGAGCAAAACGAAGCTCGACGACGAGGACGCCGCCAAGCAGGCTTACCTGCTGACGATTACCAGCCCGGCGAGCGCAAAGTACCAGTTTGCCGTATTCAACCGGCTCAAAAGCAGAAGCGCCGAGGCGATTGCCGGCGTGCTCGGCTCCTATGAAGCCGGCACCTGGATTACGGATGCCTACGCCGGGTACGACAGCATTATCGGCGCGAGCGCCGTGAAGATCGAACGACAGTCGTGCCTCGCGCATTTCACGCGCACCGTTTACGACGCGCTGGAGCTGGAGAACATGCACGACGCTGTAACAAACCCGACGAACCGGGAAAAGCTTGCCGAAGCACTCGGATCCGGCACTCCCGCCTATTACCTGCTGATGGTAACGGCCGCCATCTCCAAGATCTACAAGTGGGAGGCGACGCTGAAGGCGCAGGAGGATGAAAACCCGGCGGACTGGATGAAACGAGTGACGGACTGCCGAAAAGCCCATGCCGAACCGCTGATGGATCGGATCGATGAAATCATGGTGAAGCTGGCTGAAAGGTACGCCGTGAAGAAGGGGAAAACCTGGGAGGCGGCGCTGATGTCGCCGTACGCGAAGCCTGTTGTTTACTACATGAACAACAAGGAGAACTTCCGGGTGTTTCTCGAGAACGCCTATGTGACGCCGGACTCCTCCGCAGCCGAGAGGAGCCTGAGGCCGCTTTGCGTGCTGCGCACCAGCTGCAATTTCAAGCAGTCGCCGGAGTACATGCAGAGCATGTGCGACTGGTACACGCTCTTTGTAACGGCGCGGCTCAACGGCATCGAGCGGCCCACGCAGTGGCTGAATGAATATGGCCGCGCCATATTCGAACACTGCGTGAATGAAGAGCTGAACCGGCGCTCCGACAAAGGGCTCGAACTTTCGAGGCGGTTTGCATTCGACCCGAAGGACATAGAGAGCTTCAACGCCGATGCGTGGGAGCCGTCGGCATACATGGAGCGAAAGCGGCGGAGTTAGGCAAAGGCCTGACGGATCCGCTCAAGGCAGCCGCCTTGAGCGACCATGCCGCATGCTCCTTGCCGGAGCAGACAGCCAGAGGGGCGCTGAATTCTCAGCGCCCCTCTGCATATCCGGAATTTGATTGAAGTCAATCATTTTTAAAGCCTCCTAGCCTATGGGAAGCTCACGGAAATTCCTGCAGCACAGACTAAGGCGAGCACTTTCTATTAAATAGAAAGTGGACTTTCCATTTAATAGAAAGCAGCAATCAGAGGCATTCTGCGTTCACTCTCGTCGCAGGAACGAGCTGACGCAACGAAAAAGCCTTCCGGACATGCATCGCGGAAGGCTTTTTTGTGCGAAGGACGGAATCAGGAACTTCGGAAATGAAATTCCAGTCTTTCCATTTCCTTATCAACGCGTGGGCTGGGAGCGCTCGCCGTTCTTGTTGAGTTCGATGATGCGGCGCGTGTCGGCGGCAAGATCCGTAATCTTGAGGGCGTCGTAGCTCTTTGCAATGAGCTCGAGCGCATCGTCGCGCATCGGGGTGTTCTGGAATTCGCGAACGACGCGCTGCGCGCGGTCGATGGCGGCGACATAGGCATGGCGCACGAAGCAGTACTGCGCAGTCTTCAGTTCATGCTCGGCCTGAGCAAGGACGAGACCATGCATGCGGCGGCGGGCTTCGGGCGCAAAGCGGCTGTCGGGATAGCGAAGCGCGAGTTCCTTGAAGGTGTCGAAGGCTTCGCGCGAGGCATTGGCGTCGCGTTCGGCAAGGTCCTCAGCGGCGAGCTTGTTGAACCAGCTGTCGGTTTCGTTGAGGGTGGCGAGCGCCTTCAGGTACATCACGTAGTCGCTGTTGGCGTGATTGGGGTAGGTGCGCAGGAACCGGTCGGCAGCCTGCACGGCGCCCGGCGCGTCGCCGTCCTTCCAGGTCGCGTAAATGAGTTCGATCTGGGCCTGCTGGGCGTACTGACCGAAGGGATAACGCGCTTCGAGCTTCTGGTAATAGTCCTTAGCCTGCGTCCAGTTGCTATCATCCAAGGCTAATCTGGCTTCGGAGTAAAGCTTGTCGGCGCTCCAGTCGAGCGTCTGGTCTTTATCAAGACTTTGCAGCCAGGAGCAGGAGGCGGTGGCAAACGTAACCGCAGCAAGCGCGGCGCCGCGCATCAGAAGCCTTTTGAAGGAAGTAGCAGATTTCATGACACAGGAAAAGGTCAATTTGGACAGCGAAGATTATAGCGGCGAGGATTTTGAAGACGACGATATGGAAGCGTTTGAAAATGCTTCCGCCGAAGAAAAGACGCTTCCAAAATTTGTGGTTGAAGGATTCTGGGGCGAGCGTCTCGACAAGGTGCTTGCTTCCCTCATGCCCGATGTCTCCCGCGCGCGTCTGCAGAAGATGATTGAGTCGGGCGCCGTCAAGGTGAACGGCGTCGTGGTGGAGAAAATCCGCGCGAAGACGACCGAGGGCGATGAAATCGAGCTCCTCGAGGCGCCCCGCATGGAGGAAGCTCTTGCCTTCGAGCCCCAGGAAGACGTCGAATTCGAGGTGGTCTATGAGGACGATGCCATCATCGTCGTCAATAAGCCCGCCGGCCTCGTCGTGCATCCGGGCGCCGGAAATCCGGACGGCACGCTCATGAACGGACTTCTCTGGCGCTATCCGGAACTGAAGGAAGTCCCGCGCGCCGGCATCGTTCACCGGCTTGACCGTGATACGACGGGCCTCATGGTGGTGGCGAGAACGCTCGCCGCACAGACGAACCTGGTGCGCCAGCTGCAGGAAAGAAGCGTGAAGCGCGAATACTGGGCGATCACCATGGGGTCGGCCGCGCCCGACTTTGTGGTCGACGTTCCGATCGGACGCGATCCGAGAAGCCGCATCCGCTTCAAGGGCTTCCCGGGCTCTACGGGCGTAAGAGCGAAGCCCGCCCGCACGCGCGTGCGCACGGTCGACTGGTCGAGCGCTGACGGAATCCCGATTTCCTGGGTGGCCTGCCGTCTCGACACGGGCCGCACGCATCAGATCCGCGTCCATCTGACGGGCGAGGACCTCCCCCTTATCGGCGACCAGCTCTATCGCGGCCGCGCCCCCGGGATCGCCGTCAAGATGGAAAATCTCCTCGACTTCCATCGCCAGGCCCTCCACGCATCGCGCCTCGGACTGGTGCATCCGGTAACGGGAGAAGAGATGCAGTGGTTCCGCGAACCTCCCGAGGACATGATTCAACTGATGGACGATCTGGGCTTCGGCCCCTGGGATCGTCCGGTGACTGTATTTGAACGGGTCTGATATGTCTCAATTCAAATCTGAACTCGAAAGCGTGAAGCCCGAATGGAAGGGCGGGGCGCCCAAGCACGTGAAGGCCTTCTTTACCTGCCGCACGGGTGGCGTTTCAAGCGGCCCCTGGGGCGGGCCGGAAGGCATCATGGGTCTCAACCTTGCCTTCCATACGGGCGACGTCAGATCCTGCGTCGCGATGAACCGCCGGATTCTCTCGGGGTGCCTTCCCTCGGAGCCGAAGTGGCTCACGCAGGTGCACGGCACGGAAATCCTTCATGCCGACGACGTCGCCGATGCTCCTCAGGCGGATGCCTCATGGACGACGACGCCGGGCGTCGTCGCCGTCGTGATGACGGCCGACTGCCTTCCGGTCCTGATTGCGGATCGCGAGGGCCGGATCGTTGCGGCCGTTCATGCCGGCTGGCGGAGCCTCGCCGACGG of Sutterella faecalis contains these proteins:
- a CDS encoding MFS transporter, encoding MDSKTLMPGVRPKEVWAWSAFDFANSGYTTVVLTAVFNAYFVAVVAGDAPWATFAWTLIIAASNAASLILMPVIGAIADATARKKVWLFAATLCAVAGTFGLAFCGPGTILLAAVMVILSNIGYNVGETLNSAFLPEIARPEAVGKVSGWGWSFGYCGGLVTLGASLLLVTQADRLGLSTDSAIAGTMVITATVFALAAIPIFVCLKERAIPRQKGTSSLGSLCLESFREVVRTAKCLSQYRDFGWLALCGFLYQSGISVVITLSAVYAAEVMGFTTTDTLLLVFLVNITAALGAFGFGYLQDRIGHKRALGTTLVVWVLMIACAAFATTRPLFWLAANLAGLAMGSSQSAGRAMVALLSPESRSAEFFSFWNMSLWVAAIVGPLAYGSVTWITGNDHRLAILVTGVFFLLSIAALVPINLERGRRAAGR
- a CDS encoding histone deacetylase family protein, with amino-acid sequence MRSIVSEAKPGLLAGNALHFFCARLFGIFNLKRIPERFPNMPTSDWKSLPTGYFTHQLVNLPNMLEEAPESPERIEAIENRLMLGGFGDRLRRVECGPAPMEAVLLAHDADYVEALEKASLGDEAALGRFEEPDTQVGRDTFDCAMASAGAVVRAVDSVFARTLKNAFCAVRPPGHHASRSRASGFCYLNNAAIGALWAAKRYKLERVMVLDFDAHHGDGTEEILAGHPNMRFLSVFQWPLFPHRRMDPQPANAILSPLPAGAGGAELRGVVEDVWLAEIERFRPELMILSAGFDAHAEERIAQLKAAEIDYACITRLLVEASWKYCEGRLVSVLEGGYELRSLGRSVFTHLQGLVRTPL
- a CDS encoding dihydrodipicolinate synthase family protein gives rise to the protein MKKFCGCIPPVSSTFTQDGKIDHEAAKRLADYLIAHGVHGLFYLGTGGEFSQMSKAERMEMAEAGVAAAAGRVPVLIGVGSPNTREAVELAKHAEAIGADGIVVINPYYWKVSAVNLDAYYHAICSAVKLPVLIYNFPDLTGQDMNAEVVKRLVLANPNIVGIKETIDNVGHIRSMINTIKPIRPEFSVLAGYDDHLLNTLELGGDGSITASMNFAPELSVGIYEAFQKGDYQKAVELDKKLVQLPALYGLEVPFMSVIKYATVLATGVDMTTYSLPPVRPLTEETKEAVKAFLAAKGVI
- a CDS encoding IclR family transcriptional regulator, which encodes MAGKGCISLLRADKILTYIAHVGAASFTQLQKDFDLPKSSLLNILDTMVDCGLLIKNEARQYQLGIKVYELGCQSLHRRSLFEITKRPMQELAMRTGLICHLGTIEDFHALYLDKVESPLSKPTERSWVGKKLDFHSTALGKALLAWKTDGELRLYLDQLELAQYTPKTITDRSMFIEELKLTRRRGWGLDAEESSPLAVCLSTPVFDLAGRVNYAVSLSADPTTFTSERIEGYLRMLSDCSLQISRGLGYGGPAPVLLTSES
- a CDS encoding YjhG/YagF family D-xylonate dehydratase codes for the protein MSDFYDEENQDIYHIRTHAAGPRGELPLTPAMLINRPSGDLFGMTMNAGIGWNPDELDRDEVLLVSTLGGIRGADGKPIALALHQGHYELDVQLRAAAEEIHAGKALPYAVYVSDPCDGRTQGTLGMFDSLPYRNDASMVMRRLIRSLPNTKAVIGVATCDKGLPATMMALASQHDRAVVLVPGGSTLPAVGGEDNGRVQTIGARFANGELSLHDARRFGCSACASAGGGCQFLGTAGTSQVVAEGLGLSLPHSALAPSGEPVWVDIARASARAALKLMKAGIHAKDILTDKAIENAMMVHAAFGGSTNLLLHIPAIAHQAGLRLPTVEDWIRINQAVPRLVDVLPNGPKYHPTVRAFMAGGVPEVMLYLRELGILHLDAMTVTGRTVGENLEWWEKSERRERFKEILEKQEGVRPDDVIMSPEVAKERGLTSTITFPVGNIAPEGSVIKSTAIDPKVIDENGIYYHKGPCKVYLSEKSAVYDIKHEKVKKGDILVIIGTGPSGTGMEETYQVTSSLKHLSYGKYVSLITDARFSGVSTGACVGHVGPEALAGGPIGKLRTGDIVEIRIDCRNLHGTVNFLGTAETGELPLGEATKLLATRTSHPDLAPDPDLPDDTKLWAALQSLSGGTWRGCVYDVPRILEQIRRIPKE